In Haloplanus rubicundus, one DNA window encodes the following:
- a CDS encoding glycosyltransferase — MRSVAVFTDTYLPTVNGVTYTVKAWRDCWADRGGRMDVVYPRTDGYAARAGEYPVRSLPFPFYPGFRLGTPWIPRRVRDAEIVHAHTPFAVGLAGLRLARRTDRPFVASYHTPTAEYADYVAPSDAVERLVERASERYEKWFLDHADAVLAPSEATADHLDDVGVDTPVTVIPNGIDTDRFRPVDAAAFRSRHGLDDAETLIGYTGRHGYEKRLADVVDAAAALDATVVFGGDGPARDELEARAADRGVDARFLGFLDREELPAFYSALDAFVFPSPIETQGLVALEANACGTPVVGANDGALADTVEDGVTGYHFETGDVDSLRTSIRRTLDERDALRETCLETRERHGVDHAVDRLADVYERVS; from the coding sequence ATGCGTTCGGTCGCCGTCTTCACCGACACCTATCTCCCCACCGTCAACGGCGTGACCTACACCGTCAAGGCCTGGCGTGACTGCTGGGCCGACCGCGGCGGCCGGATGGACGTGGTCTACCCCCGCACCGACGGCTACGCCGCGCGCGCCGGCGAGTACCCCGTCCGGAGCCTCCCCTTTCCCTTCTACCCGGGCTTCCGACTCGGCACGCCCTGGATCCCGCGGCGCGTGCGGGACGCCGAAATCGTCCACGCCCACACGCCCTTTGCCGTCGGCCTCGCGGGGCTCCGGCTGGCGCGACGGACGGATCGTCCCTTCGTCGCCTCGTATCACACTCCCACGGCGGAGTACGCCGACTACGTGGCGCCGAGCGACGCCGTCGAACGACTCGTCGAACGCGCGAGCGAGCGCTACGAGAAGTGGTTCCTCGACCACGCGGACGCGGTGCTCGCGCCGAGCGAGGCGACGGCCGACCACCTCGACGACGTGGGCGTCGACACGCCCGTGACCGTCATCCCGAACGGCATCGACACCGACCGGTTCCGTCCCGTCGACGCCGCGGCGTTCCGATCACGACACGGCCTCGACGACGCCGAGACGCTGATCGGCTACACCGGCCGCCACGGCTACGAGAAGCGCCTCGCCGACGTCGTCGACGCCGCGGCGGCGCTGGACGCGACGGTCGTCTTCGGCGGCGACGGCCCGGCCCGCGACGAACTCGAAGCGCGCGCGGCCGACCGCGGCGTCGACGCCCGCTTTCTCGGCTTCCTCGACCGGGAGGAACTCCCCGCGTTCTACAGCGCGCTCGACGCCTTCGTCTTCCCGAGTCCGATCGAGACGCAGGGACTGGTCGCGCTGGAGGCCAACGCCTGCGGGACACCGGTCGTCGGCGCGAACGACGGCGCCCTCGCCGACACCGTCGAGGACGGCGTCACGGGCTATCACTTCGAGACGGGCGACGTCGACTCCCTCCGAACGTCGATCCGGCGGACGCTCGACGAACGCGACGCGCTCCGGGAGACGTGTCTCGAGACGCGGGAGCGACACGGGGTCGACCACGCGGTCGACCGCCTCGCTGACGTGTACGAACGGGTGAGCTAG
- a CDS encoding glycosyltransferase family 4 protein — MRVLNYLELEGQLERSGIGTAAAQQRAALATTDVSVVTSPWTGGSPASALESLLRGRGAVRDYDVAHCNVIGPGSVAVARHAKRTGRPLVLHAHVTAEDFAESFRGSTHLAGPLRRYLRWFYSQADLVLCPSAYTKRTLESYPVDAPIRPITNGVDTESLAGFADLREEYRERFDLDGLVVFSVGNVFERKGLTTFCRLAEDTDYEFAWFGPYDTGPQASETVRRWTTNPPANVTFTGWVDDKRGAFAAGDVYCFPTKAENQGIAVLEAMACGKPVVLRDIPVFEEFYTHGHDCLKCSTHEEFRDALDSLAADPDLRRRLGENARETASEHSLSRVGEKLVDAYAEVTSD; from the coding sequence GTGCGGGTGCTGAACTACCTCGAACTGGAAGGCCAACTGGAGCGAAGCGGCATCGGCACCGCCGCCGCCCAGCAACGCGCCGCGCTGGCGACGACGGACGTCTCCGTCGTCACGTCGCCGTGGACGGGCGGGTCGCCGGCCAGTGCACTCGAGAGCCTCCTCCGTGGCCGCGGCGCCGTCCGCGACTACGACGTGGCCCACTGCAACGTGATCGGTCCGGGATCGGTCGCCGTCGCCCGCCACGCCAAACGGACGGGGCGGCCGCTAGTGCTTCACGCCCACGTCACCGCCGAGGACTTCGCCGAGAGCTTCCGGGGCTCCACCCACCTCGCCGGCCCGCTCCGTCGCTACCTCCGCTGGTTCTACTCGCAGGCCGACCTCGTGCTCTGTCCGAGCGCGTACACGAAGCGCACCCTCGAATCCTACCCCGTCGACGCGCCGATCCGACCGATCACCAACGGCGTCGACACCGAATCGCTCGCGGGCTTTGCGGACCTCCGTGAGGAGTACCGCGAGCGGTTCGATCTCGACGGACTCGTCGTCTTCTCGGTCGGCAACGTCTTCGAGCGCAAGGGCCTGACCACGTTCTGTCGGCTCGCCGAGGACACCGACTACGAATTCGCGTGGTTCGGTCCCTACGACACCGGACCACAGGCCTCCGAGACGGTGCGTCGCTGGACGACGAATCCCCCGGCGAACGTCACCTTCACCGGCTGGGTCGACGACAAGCGCGGCGCCTTCGCCGCCGGCGACGTCTACTGTTTCCCCACCAAGGCGGAGAATCAGGGCATCGCGGTGCTGGAGGCGATGGCCTGCGGGAAGCCCGTCGTCCTGCGGGACATCCCCGTCTTCGAGGAGTTCTACACTCACGGTCACGACTGCCTGAAGTGTTCGACCCACGAGGAGTTCCGCGACGCGCTGGATTCACTGGCTGCCGACCCCGACCTACGCCGGCGACTCGGCGAGAACGCGCGGGAGACGGCGAGCGAGCACTCGCTTTCGCGGGTGGGCGAGAAACTGGTCGACGCCTACGCCGAAGTCACAAGCGATTAA
- a CDS encoding ribonuclease P protein component 4: MGIPAERVDRLEALARAAVREGNEERAREYVRLARRIAERNRLTLPRTFRRFTCDACDAYLVPGRNARVRLQSGHVVVRCDCGATARYPYD; the protein is encoded by the coding sequence ATGGGCATCCCCGCGGAGCGCGTCGACCGCCTCGAAGCCCTCGCCCGCGCCGCCGTCAGGGAGGGCAACGAGGAGCGCGCCCGGGAGTACGTCCGCCTCGCCCGCCGCATCGCCGAGCGCAACCGGCTCACCCTCCCGCGGACCTTCCGGCGGTTCACCTGTGACGCCTGCGACGCCTACCTCGTGCCCGGCCGGAACGCCCGCGTCCGACTCCAGAGTGGGCACGTCGTCGTCCGCTGTGACTGCGGCGCGACGGCGCGGTACCCCTACGACTGA
- a CDS encoding YhbY family RNA-binding protein yields the protein MDTQALRKRAHDLDVTVWVGKSGVGAVVDELDDQLGDRELVKVKFLRAARGGTDVETLAVDLSDRVDADVVETRGNTAVLYR from the coding sequence ATGGATACGCAAGCGCTGCGAAAGCGGGCCCACGACCTCGACGTGACGGTCTGGGTCGGCAAGAGCGGGGTCGGGGCCGTCGTCGACGAACTCGACGATCAGTTGGGGGATCGAGAGCTGGTGAAGGTGAAGTTCCTGCGAGCGGCCCGCGGGGGGACGGACGTGGAGACGCTGGCGGTCGACCTGTCCGACCGCGTCGACGCCGACGTCGTCGAGACGCGCGGCAACACCGCGGTGCTGTACCGATGA
- a CDS encoding mechanosensitive ion channel family protein, with the protein MTPVVLQNGAGAEPGAGGGGAIARFLANNGVPYAESLGSAIAFAVALLAVYLVGRLVVIPLLDRVMDARGLEVHARKPLRKLMLAITVFVGIAVAFGFAGYGDFLQSLATVAAAATLAIGFAMQNVIANFVAGIFIFTDKPFRIGDWIEWDGNSGIVEDISFRVTRVRTFDNELLTVPNSQLTDDVIKNPVAKKQLRLQVPFGIGYDDDIERANEIILEEAHAHPDILEDPAPTVRLTELGDSSVVLKSRVWIDDPSRSDFVKTRGEYVTAVKERFDAEDINIPYPNRTLGGSLDVSGVTAETVVDD; encoded by the coding sequence ATGACGCCGGTCGTCTTACAGAACGGCGCCGGAGCCGAACCGGGTGCCGGGGGTGGCGGCGCCATCGCACGGTTCCTCGCGAACAACGGCGTCCCGTACGCCGAGTCGCTCGGCTCGGCCATCGCGTTCGCCGTCGCTCTGCTCGCCGTCTATCTGGTCGGCCGACTGGTGGTCATCCCGCTTCTCGACCGGGTGATGGACGCGCGTGGACTGGAGGTGCACGCCCGGAAGCCGCTCCGGAAACTCATGCTGGCGATCACCGTCTTCGTCGGCATCGCCGTCGCCTTCGGCTTCGCTGGCTACGGCGACTTCCTGCAGTCGCTCGCCACCGTCGCCGCGGCGGCGACGCTCGCCATCGGTTTCGCGATGCAGAACGTCATCGCCAACTTCGTCGCGGGCATCTTCATCTTCACCGACAAGCCGTTCCGCATCGGGGACTGGATCGAGTGGGACGGCAACTCGGGCATCGTCGAGGACATCAGCTTCCGCGTGACGCGGGTGCGCACCTTCGACAACGAACTGTTGACGGTGCCGAACTCGCAGCTCACCGACGACGTGATCAAGAATCCCGTCGCGAAGAAACAGCTTCGCCTGCAGGTCCCCTTCGGCATCGGCTACGACGACGACATCGAGCGGGCGAACGAGATCATCCTCGAGGAGGCCCACGCCCACCCGGACATCCTCGAGGACCCCGCACCGACGGTCCGACTGACCGAACTCGGCGACTCCTCCGTCGTGCTCAAATCGCGGGTCTGGATCGACGATCCGAGTCGTTCGGACTTCGTCAAGACCCGCGGCGAGTACGTCACCGCGGTGAAAGAGCGCTTCGACGCGGAGGACATCAACATCCCCTACCCGAACCGCACGCTCGGTGGCTCGCTCGACGTCAGCGGCGTCACGGCCGAAACCGTCGTCGACGACTAG
- a CDS encoding HD domain-containing protein, whose amino-acid sequence MNSDDADGRKYDPDADHPYPDERLNDVLSALLDDPEVTTYLEAQNVNAVTRKGYNDHGPKHISIVRNRALRLYELLKRAGVSFNGAADQGLDEADEPVVVALAATLHDVGHVVHRDGHAYYSIPLAADILDRLLPQWYDTGEAVRMKAETLHAILCHHTEEDPLTREAGVIRVADALDMERGRSRIPYEKGGRGINTLSSQAIRDVTLESGDDTPVLVEIEMVNAAGVYQVDNLLKAKLRDSMLEEYVRIVAVNTKEESGLVERIEL is encoded by the coding sequence ATGAACAGCGACGATGCCGACGGACGCAAGTACGACCCCGACGCCGACCACCCGTACCCCGACGAGAGACTGAACGACGTCCTGTCGGCCCTCCTCGACGACCCCGAGGTGACGACGTATCTGGAGGCCCAGAACGTCAACGCCGTCACGCGGAAAGGGTACAACGACCACGGGCCGAAACACATCAGCATCGTCCGGAACCGGGCGCTCCGGCTGTACGAACTCCTGAAACGCGCCGGCGTGTCGTTCAACGGCGCCGCGGACCAGGGCCTCGACGAGGCCGACGAACCGGTCGTCGTCGCGCTCGCGGCCACCCTCCACGATGTAGGCCACGTCGTCCACCGCGACGGACACGCCTACTACTCCATCCCGCTCGCCGCCGACATCCTCGACCGACTCCTCCCGCAGTGGTACGACACGGGTGAAGCGGTGCGGATGAAAGCCGAGACGCTCCACGCCATCCTCTGTCACCACACGGAGGAGGACCCCCTGACCCGCGAGGCGGGCGTCATCCGCGTCGCCGACGCCCTCGACATGGAGCGGGGGCGCTCGCGCATCCCCTACGAGAAGGGCGGCCGTGGGATCAACACGCTGTCGAGTCAGGCGATCCGGGACGTGACGCTGGAGTCGGGCGACGACACCCCGGTGCTAGTCGAAATCGAGATGGTGAACGCGGCCGGCGTCTATCAGGTCGACAACCTGCTGAAGGCGAAACTGCGGGACTCGATGCTGGAGGAGTACGTCCGCATCGTCGCCGTCAACACGAAAGAGGAGAGCGGGCTGGTCGAACGGATCGAACTCTAG
- a CDS encoding redoxin domain-containing protein, whose protein sequence is MVDIGDDAPDFTVPLANGGVETFTLSDRLDEAPIVLAFFPAAFTNTCTTEMCTFRDRLANFEDVGGTVYGVSVDLPYTLNEFRDEHDLNFGLLSDERRELIEAYDVVDRWEPRDIRVAKRAVFVVDGDGTVTYAWVGDNPKQEPDYEEVHEATVDAA, encoded by the coding sequence ATGGTCGACATCGGCGACGACGCTCCGGATTTCACCGTGCCGCTCGCGAACGGCGGCGTCGAGACGTTCACCCTCTCGGACCGCCTCGACGAGGCGCCAATCGTGCTCGCCTTCTTCCCGGCGGCGTTCACCAACACCTGCACGACCGAGATGTGTACGTTCCGCGACCGACTGGCGAACTTCGAGGACGTCGGTGGAACGGTGTACGGCGTCAGCGTCGACTTGCCGTACACGCTCAACGAGTTCCGCGACGAACACGACCTGAACTTCGGCCTCCTCAGCGACGAGCGCCGCGAACTGATCGAAGCCTACGACGTGGTCGACCGGTGGGAGCCACGCGACATCCGCGTCGCCAAGCGAGCCGTCTTCGTCGTCGACGGCGACGGGACGGTCACGTACGCGTGGGTCGGCGACAACCCGAAACAGGAGCCGGACTACGAGGAAGTCCACGAGGCGACGGTCGACGCGGCCTGA
- a CDS encoding Sec-independent protein translocase subunit TatA/TatB, which translates to MYDPIVPLFPGLPGGPELLIVLFVLVLLFGANKIPKLARSTGQAMGEFKRGREEIEEELQEGAEESSSETSTAETTETSTADTSTAETEKTS; encoded by the coding sequence ATGTACGACCCAATCGTTCCACTGTTCCCCGGGTTGCCCGGCGGGCCGGAGTTGCTCATCGTCCTCTTCGTCCTCGTCTTGCTGTTCGGGGCGAACAAAATCCCGAAGCTGGCTCGCTCGACCGGGCAGGCCATGGGTGAGTTCAAACGCGGGCGCGAAGAGATCGAGGAGGAGCTGCAGGAGGGCGCGGAGGAGTCCTCGTCCGAGACGTCGACCGCGGAGACGACGGAGACGTCGACCGCCGACACCTCGACCGCCGAAACCGAGAAAACCAGCTAA
- the fmdA gene encoding formamidase yields the protein MPEVKFEVDVDSPPDEQPGANPFNRWHPDIPAVVDVEPGESVRLEALDWTGGQITDNDDPNEVRDVDLSQVHYLAGPVHVEGAEPGDLLKVEFLDMGPLNERSEFGFTGTFSQKNGGGFLTDHFPHAAKSIWDLDGYTVSSRHIPDVRYEGKIHPGLAGCAPSQELLEEWNAREQELIDKFEDDPTSIPNHPTAEKEPGVANPPTTEGAQMGEMDPDEAEEAAKEAARTVPPREHGGNHDIKDLSIGSTVYFPVYVDGAKFGVGDFHASQGDGEVTFCGAIEMAAYIDLKFEVVKNGMEDHGVTHPIFEPGHRGPNFEDYVTFCGYSVTEDGEQKYIDSHTAYRRACLQAIDYLKQFGYTGQQALHILGTVPIEGRQSGVVDVPNACSTLALPTGAFEFDISPGSLGNARDRGDLVVTDRPLE from the coding sequence ATGCCCGAAGTAAAATTCGAAGTCGACGTCGACAGCCCGCCGGACGAACAGCCGGGAGCGAACCCGTTCAACCGCTGGCATCCGGATATCCCGGCCGTCGTCGACGTGGAACCAGGCGAGTCCGTCCGCCTCGAGGCGCTGGACTGGACCGGCGGTCAGATCACCGACAACGACGACCCGAACGAGGTCAGGGACGTCGACCTCTCGCAGGTCCACTACCTCGCGGGGCCGGTACACGTGGAAGGAGCCGAACCCGGCGACCTGCTGAAAGTCGAGTTCCTCGACATGGGACCGCTCAACGAACGCTCGGAGTTCGGGTTCACCGGCACCTTCTCGCAAAAAAACGGCGGCGGCTTCCTCACCGATCACTTCCCGCACGCCGCGAAGTCCATCTGGGACCTCGACGGCTACACCGTCTCCTCGCGCCACATTCCGGACGTGCGCTACGAGGGGAAGATTCACCCCGGACTCGCGGGCTGTGCGCCCAGTCAGGAACTCCTCGAGGAGTGGAACGCCCGCGAACAGGAACTCATCGACAAGTTCGAGGACGACCCCACGTCCATCCCCAACCACCCGACCGCGGAGAAGGAACCGGGCGTCGCGAACCCGCCGACGACCGAGGGCGCCCAGATGGGTGAGATGGACCCCGACGAGGCCGAGGAAGCCGCGAAGGAAGCGGCCCGAACCGTCCCGCCCCGCGAACACGGCGGCAACCACGACATCAAGGACCTCTCCATCGGCTCGACCGTCTACTTCCCCGTCTACGTCGACGGCGCCAAGTTCGGCGTCGGCGACTTCCACGCCTCGCAGGGCGACGGCGAGGTCACCTTCTGTGGCGCCATCGAGATGGCCGCCTACATCGACCTCAAATTCGAGGTGGTGAAAAACGGGATGGAAGACCACGGCGTCACCCACCCCATCTTCGAACCCGGCCACCGCGGCCCCAACTTCGAGGACTACGTCACCTTCTGTGGCTACTCCGTCACCGAGGACGGCGAGCAGAAGTACATCGACTCCCACACCGCCTACCGGCGGGCCTGCCTCCAAGCTATCGACTACCTCAAGCAGTTCGGCTACACGGGCCAGCAGGCGCTACATATCCTCGGCACGGTGCCAATCGAGGGCCGACAGAGCGGCGTCGTCGACGTGCCCAACGCCTGTTCGACGCTCGCGCTCCCGACCGGCGCCTTCGAGTTCGACATCTCGCCGGGGAGCCTCGGCAACGCGAGGGACCGCGGTGACCTCGTCGTCACCGACCGGCCGCTCGAGTAG
- a CDS encoding AmiS/UreI family transporter has protein sequence MTLYGVLGMGLLFVGGVLFVNGMWLLGYGSNRDVAIFNFLVGLITFLIVLWWAFGGDASEGTAFNAAGTMLFSFTYLWIGANAIRGVDDQRSFGWYCGFVAVTALPTAYLVFLSGDVGLTGLWLLWAVLWAAFFVLLALERDDLTNPVGSFTAITGAVTAIGGYLMAAGFWPWA, from the coding sequence ATGACGCTGTACGGTGTCCTCGGGATGGGACTGCTGTTCGTCGGTGGCGTTCTCTTCGTCAACGGGATGTGGCTCCTCGGCTACGGATCGAACAGGGACGTCGCCATCTTCAACTTCCTCGTGGGGCTGATCACGTTTCTCATCGTCCTCTGGTGGGCGTTCGGCGGCGACGCCTCGGAGGGAACCGCGTTCAACGCCGCCGGCACCATGCTGTTTTCGTTCACCTATCTCTGGATCGGAGCGAACGCCATCCGCGGCGTCGACGATCAGCGCTCGTTCGGCTGGTACTGCGGATTCGTCGCCGTCACCGCCCTCCCGACGGCGTATCTCGTCTTCCTCAGCGGCGACGTGGGATTGACCGGACTGTGGCTCCTGTGGGCGGTGCTCTGGGCCGCCTTCTTCGTCCTGTTGGCGCTCGAACGCGACGACCTCACCAACCCGGTCGGCTCCTTTACCGCCATCACCGGCGCCGTCACCGCCATCGGCGGTTACCTGATGGCCGCCGGCTTCTGGCCGTGGGCCTGA
- a CDS encoding fluoride efflux transporter FluC, giving the protein MERTTASRLRTFELVALVAVGGFAGANLRHAFSLALPGLAGTFAANVLGCLALGFLVYEAELHGVLSEETSVVLGTGFLSSFTTYSTFALEVVQSAPAVGLGYVIASYAAGFAAVLAGRRVARALGGGE; this is encoded by the coding sequence ATGGAGCGGACGACGGCGTCGCGACTGCGGACGTTCGAACTCGTCGCCCTCGTCGCAGTCGGTGGCTTCGCCGGGGCGAACCTCCGGCACGCCTTCTCGCTCGCACTTCCCGGCCTCGCCGGCACCTTCGCGGCGAACGTCCTCGGCTGTCTCGCGCTCGGCTTTCTGGTCTACGAGGCCGAACTCCACGGCGTGCTCAGCGAGGAGACGAGTGTCGTCCTCGGCACCGGCTTTCTCTCCTCGTTTACCACGTACAGCACGTTCGCACTGGAAGTCGTCCAGTCGGCACCGGCCGTCGGTCTCGGGTACGTGATCGCGAGTTACGCCGCCGGTTTCGCCGCCGTCCTCGCTGGCCGACGCGTCGCGAGGGCACTCGGGGGTGGTGAGTGA
- the crcB gene encoding fluoride efflux transporter CrcB — translation MVDPAYLVGAGAAIGAVLRFATGRYVGGVAGDRPFPYGTFTVNVVGSFVLALVTFLGAGEDVLLFVGTGACGSYTTFSSFSVDTVRLWETGERRLAVWYASANLLGALVGIGAAALLV, via the coding sequence ATGGTCGACCCCGCGTATCTCGTCGGCGCCGGCGCCGCCATCGGCGCCGTGCTCCGGTTCGCGACCGGCCGCTACGTCGGCGGCGTCGCGGGCGACCGGCCGTTCCCCTACGGAACCTTCACCGTCAACGTCGTCGGGTCGTTCGTCCTCGCGCTCGTAACCTTCCTCGGGGCCGGCGAGGACGTCCTCCTGTTCGTCGGGACCGGTGCCTGTGGGTCCTACACGACCTTCTCCTCCTTCTCGGTCGACACCGTTCGACTGTGGGAGACGGGCGAGCGCCGTCTCGCCGTCTGGTACGCCAGCGCGAACCTGCTCGGCGCGCTCGTCGGCATCGGTGCCGCCGCCCTCCTCGTTTAG
- the fmdA gene encoding formamidase: MPETVFEVDTDAPPDEQPDPIVNRWHPDTPPAASVEPGEKFRVECLDWTGGQVVNDDSANDIRDMKLAPNHHLSGPIEVQGAEPGDILVVDILDIGAFPDHEWGFTGIFELDNGGGFLTDHFPEARKAIWELDGVYTRSRHVPGVDFAGLTHPGILGTAPSHELLEEWNRREQKLIDDGPDVETAVNHETREEQPPLALPPEPEDAMLGSMEGEELEEASQKAARTIPPRENAGNCDIKNLSRGSRVYLPVFVEGANFITGDIHFSQGDGEITFCGAIEMAGWIDFRVDLIKGGQERFGLDHAIFKPGNVEPQFTEYITFEGYSVDEDGTQHYKNANVGMRRACLDAIHYLENFGYTGEQAYFALSTIPVESRIAGIVDLPNTCVTVSLPQEAFDFTIDPDDLGDVESQSRGTAAKPS; the protein is encoded by the coding sequence ATGCCAGAGACAGTGTTCGAGGTAGACACCGACGCACCCCCCGACGAACAGCCCGACCCCATCGTCAACCGGTGGCATCCGGACACGCCGCCCGCCGCGAGCGTCGAACCCGGCGAGAAGTTCCGCGTGGAGTGTCTCGACTGGACCGGCGGGCAGGTGGTCAACGACGACAGCGCCAACGACATCCGGGACATGAAGCTGGCGCCGAACCACCACCTGAGTGGCCCCATCGAGGTGCAGGGAGCGGAGCCGGGCGACATCCTCGTCGTCGACATCCTCGACATCGGCGCCTTCCCGGACCACGAGTGGGGTTTCACCGGCATCTTCGAGCTGGACAACGGCGGCGGCTTCCTCACCGACCACTTCCCCGAGGCGCGCAAGGCCATCTGGGAACTCGACGGCGTCTACACCCGTTCGCGCCACGTCCCCGGCGTCGACTTCGCCGGACTGACCCACCCCGGCATCCTCGGGACGGCCCCGTCACACGAACTGCTGGAGGAGTGGAACCGTCGAGAGCAGAAGCTCATCGACGACGGGCCGGACGTCGAGACGGCCGTCAACCACGAGACTCGCGAGGAACAACCCCCGCTCGCGCTCCCGCCCGAACCCGAAGACGCCATGCTCGGATCGATGGAGGGCGAGGAACTGGAGGAGGCGAGCCAGAAGGCCGCCCGAACCATCCCGCCCCGGGAGAACGCAGGCAACTGCGACATCAAGAACCTCAGCCGCGGCTCCCGCGTCTACCTCCCCGTCTTCGTCGAGGGGGCGAACTTCATCACCGGCGACATTCACTTCTCGCAGGGTGACGGCGAGATTACCTTCTGTGGCGCCATCGAGATGGCGGGTTGGATCGACTTCCGGGTCGACCTGATCAAAGGGGGGCAGGAACGGTTCGGCCTCGACCACGCCATCTTCAAGCCGGGCAACGTCGAACCCCAGTTCACCGAGTACATCACTTTCGAGGGCTACTCCGTCGACGAGGACGGTACCCAGCACTACAAGAACGCCAACGTCGGCATGCGCCGGGCGTGTCTCGACGCCATCCACTACTTGGAGAATTTCGGCTACACCGGCGAGCAGGCGTACTTCGCGCTCAGCACCATCCCCGTCGAGAGCCGCATCGCCGGCATCGTCGACCTGCCGAACACCTGCGTCACGGTGTCGTTGCCACAGGAGGCCTTCGACTTCACCATCGACCCGGACGACCTGGGCGACGTGGAGAGCCAGTCCCGTGGCACGGCCGCCAAGCCGTCCTGA